The following nucleotide sequence is from Ailuropoda melanoleuca isolate Jingjing unplaced genomic scaffold, ASM200744v2 unplaced-scaffold2118, whole genome shotgun sequence.
GCCTTCTTTGTTCTGTAGCTTGTCTAGGCCCTGTCCTGCACAGTAGGCTCTTCACTCTTATTCTGGGCCCTTGGCCTGTCCCATCCCTTGGACCCACTCCTGTATATGTCAGTCACACTTTTCTGCTTTCAGGTTGTTGGCATAGAGTGGAAGATGAGGGGGCCCATTCCAAGCAGAATACTTCTGTAGAAGGGATGTCACAGGTCAGGATCCCCAGTGCAAATCCTTCCACCCAGAAGGCTGACACCTGTGATATGTGTGGCccattcttgaaagacattttgCACCTGGATGAACATCAAGGAACATATCCTGAGGAGACCCTCTACACATGTGGAACATGTGGAAGAGAATTTTGGTTCAGTGCAAACCTTCACCAGCACCAGAAGGAGCTCAGTGGAGAAAAGCCCTTCAGATGGGACAAGGACAAGGACTCATTTGTGGAAAATCTTACAGTCCACCTATCAGAGAAGCCCTTCACTTGTGAGGAAGGTGGTAGGGATGCCTTGGACACCCATGACTTCTTCCAGCACTCAGCCATTGACAGTAGCAGGAAGCCACAAAGGACCACAGATTGCAGGGAGACCTTTTCACACAGCTCTAATCTTGAGCAGCTCCCAGAAGTCCATACTACACAGAAACTCTTTAAGTGCAGCAACTGTGGAAAAGCCTTTCAGAAGACCTCCACCCTCCTCAACCACCTGAGAACTCACTCTAAAGAGACACCATTTAGATGCCCAACAGTTGGAAATTCCTTAGAGGAGAAATCAACCCTTGTTAATCACCAAAAATATCATGATCGAGAAACATGTCACGTGTGTAAAGCATGTGGGAAGACCTTCAGTCACCCTTCTAAACTGAGGAAGCACCAGAAATTTCACACCAGAGTAAAACATTATGAGTGCAGTGATTGTGGGAAAACCTTCAACCGCAAACTCACACTTGTTCATcaccagagaattcacacaggagaaaggccttatgagtgcagtgaatgtgggaaagcctttaatAAAAGGTCACATCTCACTCGGCATGAGaaagttcacactggagaaaggcctttTGAGTGCAGCAAATGTGGAAGAGCCTTCAGCCAAAGCTCCAATTTCCTTCGACACCAGAAAGTTCACACTCAAGTGAGACCTTATGAGTGCAATCAGTGTGGTAAAGCCTTCAGCCGCAGCTCTGCCCTCATTCAGCACTggagagttcacactggagaaaggccttatgagtgcagTGAGTGTGGAAGAGCTTTTAACAATAACTCCAACCTTGCTCAGCACCAGAAAGTTCATACTGGAGAACGGCCTTttgagtgcagtgaatgtggaagAGACTTCAGCCAAAGCTCCCACCTCCTTCGACATCAGAAAGTTCATACTGGAGAACGGCCTTTTGAGTGCAccgaatgtgggaaagccttcagcaATAGCTCTACCCTCATTCAGCACCAGAAAGTGCATACGGGGCAAAGGCCTTATGAATGCAGTGAATGTAGAAAGGCCTTCAGCCGCAGCTCCAGCCTGATTCAGCACTGGAGAATTCACACTGGGgaaaggccttatgagtgcagtgaatgtgggaaagcctttgcTCACAGTTCCACTCTCATTGAGCACTGGAGAGTTCACACAagagaaaggccttatgagtgtAGTGAATGCGGGAAATTCTTTAGCCAGAACTCCATTCTTATTAAACATCAGaaagttcacactggagaaaggccttatgagtgcagCAAATGTGGGAAATTCTTTAGCCGAAAGTCCAGCCTCATTTATCACTggagagttcacactggagaaaggccttatgaatgcagtgaatgtgggagaGCCTTCAGCAATAACTCTTACCTGGTTCGTCACCAGAGAGTTCACACGCAAGAAAGGCCCTATGAGTGCAGccaatgtgggaaagcctttagtGAAAGATCTACACTTGTTCGACACCAGATAGTTCATACCAGAGAAAGAACTTATGAGTGTGGCCACTGTGGGAAAATCTTCAGCCGCCTCTGCAATCTTGCTCAGCATAAAAGGATTCATAACTGAATGGAGCCTTATGGAGATGGTCCTTCTGAGAAGATCTTCAGCCAAGTCAAACTTCATGCAGCAGAATACCGACAAAGAAGTTACCTGCATGTACCACTAGTGTGGAGAAGGCTTCAGAAGGTACTCTGCCCTTTCTGAGCAGCCCAGGGCTGAGCTCTCTCCCCTTTGGAGCATAAACTGCTTTCCAGCCTGCCCCGATCCAAATATTTGCAGCAGTCATCTACATATGCAGGGAGAAAACAGCTCCCtgtgcctcccttcccctttcctggaGGGAAACAAGAATGTCCTGGGCCCACTAGAATGGCTTCATTCCCATTGCTTCTGGAAGAGTTAGGAAGTGAACTTACCCCATGCTGGTCGAGGGGCCTCAAGGGATGTCCAGTTTGGGCTTCTCAGAAAGATGCACATTCCTCATGGATGTTGTCATGTCTGCATGTAACCCCAGTTATGTGTCCATTGAGTCTACACGTCACCCTTCCCTGGAACCGCTTATCTTAGTCTTTTCTGTTCTGCATGATAATAAAGACCTTAGTAATCAcgccttttttttaatttttttaagagagagcagaggaggagagagaattctaagcagatCCAGGGCTcaaaatcacaaccctgagatcatga
It contains:
- the LOC117797984 gene encoding zinc finger protein 132-like; this translates as MSQVRIPSANPSTQKADTCDMCGPFLKDILHLDEHQGTYPEETLYTCGTCGREFWFSANLHQHQKELSGEKPFRWDKDKDSFVENLTVHLSEKPFTCEEGGRDALDTHDFFQHSAIDSSRKPQRTTDCRETFSHSSNLEQLPEVHTTQKLFKCSNCGKAFQKTSTLLNHLRTHSKETPFRCPTVGNSLEEKSTLVNHQKYHDRETCHVCKACGKTFSHPSKLRKHQKFHTRVKHYECSDCGKTFNRKLTLVHHQRIHTGERPYECSECGKAFNKRSHLTRHEKVHTGERPFECSKCGRAFSQSSNFLRHQKVHTQVRPYECNQCGKAFSRSSALIQHWRVHTGERPYECSECGRAFNNNSNLAQHQKVHTGERPFECSECGRDFSQSSHLLRHQKVHTGERPFECTECGKAFSNSSTLIQHQKVHTGQRPYECSECRKAFSRSSSLIQHWRIHTGERPYECSECGKAFAHSSTLIEHWRVHTRERPYECSECGKFFSQNSILIKHQKVHTGERPYECSKCGKFFSRKSSLIYHWRVHTGERPYECSECGRAFSNNSYLVRHQRVHTQERPYECSQCGKAFSERSTLVRHQIVHTRERTYECGHCGKIFSRLCNLAQHKRIHN